A region from the Achromobacter seleniivolatilans genome encodes:
- a CDS encoding lysozyme inhibitor LprI family protein, giving the protein MRIAIATVAALVLTAGVQAQPLNCTNATTQTDMNLCADQAYRKSDADLNAAYKDVTERLKSDKAASTQLAAAQKAWLFFRDAECAFSSSGTTGGSVYPMVLSQCLDKLTQARTKELRAYLKCEEGDMSCPVPGKQ; this is encoded by the coding sequence ATGCGTATTGCGATCGCCACGGTTGCAGCCCTGGTCCTGACGGCTGGCGTGCAGGCGCAACCCTTGAATTGCACCAATGCCACGACGCAAACCGACATGAACCTGTGCGCCGACCAGGCTTACAGAAAGTCCGACGCCGACTTGAATGCCGCGTACAAAGACGTCACCGAGCGTCTGAAGAGCGACAAGGCCGCGTCGACCCAACTGGCGGCCGCTCAAAAGGCATGGCTGTTTTTTCGCGATGCGGAATGCGCTTTTTCGTCCAGCGGCACAACGGGGGGCAGCGTCTACCCCATGGTATTGAGTCAATGCCTAGACAAACTGACGCAAGCCCGCACCAAGGAACTGCGCGCCTATCTGAAGTGCGAAGAAGGCGACATGAGCTGCCCGGTCCCCGGCAAGCAATGA